A single region of the Sphaeramia orbicularis chromosome 6, fSphaOr1.1, whole genome shotgun sequence genome encodes:
- the washc4 gene encoding WASH complex subunit 4 codes for MAGETIAPDWEFDRFDDGSQKIHTEVQLKNYTKFLAEYTSQLRGIEEALDDSIGDVWDFTLDPIALKLLPYEQSSLLELIKTDNKVLNKVITVFAALCSEVKKLKYEAETKFYNGLLYYGEGVSDASVVEGESQIQMGRFISFLQELSCFVSRCYEVVVNIVHQLAALYNTNKGATKIIESSGVHFQIVYEHLGELLVVLLTLDEIMENHNTLRDHWKMYKRLLKSVHHNPGKFSIPEEKLKPFEKLLLKLEGQLLDGMILQACVEQRFDDPGEGVAVVKNSAFAEEFAFNIRTIFTNIESKIGEPSEIDQRDKYAGVCGLFVLHFHIFRSVDKKLYKALLDVCKKVPAVTLAANIIWFPDSFLTAKVPAAAKLMDKKSLQAIKAQRDTYLQQRAQTLTKDVQSYYVFVTSWMMKMESILSKEHKSDKLAEDLNSRCNVFVQGILYAYSISTIIKTTMNMYMSMQRPMTKTSVKALCRLVELLKAVEHTFHRRSIVVADSVSHITQQLQSQALNAIGTAKKRVISDKKYSEQRLDVLSSLVLAENALSGPSTKERRLVVALALCVGTQLKTFKDEELLPLQLVLKKLDLISELSERVKLQCDCSFLYWHRAVFPIYLDDVYDNAVDAARIHYMFSALRDSVPSMLHAKHMESCDQLLESYDREIMDVFNEHLLDKLCKEIEKDLRLSVHTHLKLDDRNPFKVGMKDLAHFFSIKPIRFFNRFIHIKAYVTHYLDKTFYNLTTVALHDWATYSEMRNLATQRYGLTMTEAHLPSQTLEQGLDVLEIMRNIHVFVSRYLYNLNNQIFIEKASNNKHLNTINIRHIANSIRTHGTGIMNTTVNFTYQFLRKKFYIFSQFMYDEHIKSRLIKDIRFFRETKDQSDQKYPFERAEKFNRGIRKLGITPDGQSYLDQFRQLISQIGNAMGYVRMIRSGGLHCCSSAIRFVPDLEDIVNFEELVKEEGLSGETQRAASVLDSVLGDLTSNSAEGTEYFKMLVAVFAPEFRSAKNMHLRNFYMIVPPLTVNFVEHSISCKEKLNKKNKSGAAFTDDGFAMGVAYILKLLDQYLEFDSLHWFQAVRDKYKKEMNAVVKEQNVQSASQDEKLLQTMNLTQKRLDVYLQEFELLYFSLSSARIFFRADKTAAEETQEKKDKEEAAKAGGSSEGSNPAAPSSK; via the exons ATGGCCGGTGAAACCATCGCTCCTGACTGGGAGTTTGACCGGTTTGACGATGGTTCTCAAA aaatacacacagaggTTCAGTTGAAGAACTACACTAAGTTTCTGGCGGAGTACACGTCTCAGTTGAGGGGCATTGAAGAGGCTCTGGATGACTCCATAGGTGATGTCTGGGACTTTACTCTGGACCCCATCGCCTTGAAG CTTCTCCCATATGAGCAGTCCTCCTTGTTGGAGTTAATTAAAACAGACAACAAG gttctgaacaaagtgatcacagtattTGCTGCTTTGTGCAGTGAAGTGAAGAAACTGAAGTATGAG gCAGAAACTAAATTCTACAATGGCTTATTGTACTATGGAGAGGGAG TTTCAGATGCCAGTGTTGTTGAAGGAGAGTCCCAAATTCAGATGGGTAGATTCATCTCATTCCTACAG GAACTGTCATGTTTTGTGTCGAGATGCTACGAAGTGGTGGTCAACATTGTTCATCAGCTGGCTGCCCTCTACAACACCAACAA GGGTGCAACAAAAATCATTGAGTCGTCAGGTGTCCATTTCCAG ATAGTGTATGAGCATCTTGGGGAGTTATTAGTGGTGCTGCTCACTCTTGATGAGATCATGGAAAATCACAACACACTAAGGGATCACTGGAAGATGTATAAaag GTTATTGAAATCAGTTCACCATAACCCAGGAAAGTTTTCTATTCCTGAAGAGAAGCTCAAACCATTTGAGAAGCTCCTGCTCAAGCTTGAGGGACAGCTGCTGGATGGGATGATACTGCAG GCCTGTGTGGAGCAGAGATTTGATGATCCTGGAGAAGGAGTGGCTGTCGTCAAAAACAGTGCCTTCGCTGAAGAATTTGCCTTCAACATACGCACAATATTCACCAATATTGAGTCAAAGATTg GTGAACCTTCAGAGATTGACCAGAGAGATAAATATGCAGGGGTCTGTGGTCTCTTTGTTCTTCATTTTCACATCTTCAGGAGTGTCGACAAAAAGCTCTACAAAGCTCTACTAGATGTTTGTAAAAAG GTGCCAGCTGTCACTCTGGCTGCCAACATCATTTGGTTTCCAGACAGTTTCCTCACGGCTAAAGTCCCAGCTGCAGCCAAATTGATGGATAAAAAGAGTCTACAGGCCATCAAAGCGCAGAGAGACACATACCTGCAGCAAAGAGCACAAACGCTAACAAA GGATGTTCAGTCATACTATGTGTTTGTAACGTCctggatgatgaagatggagtcCATTTTATCCAAGGAACATAAAAGTGACAAGTTGGCAGAAGATCTTAACAGCAGGTGTAATGTCTTTGTACAG GGAATCCTGTATGCATACAGCATCAGCACCATTATCAAGACCACCATGAACATGTACATGTCGATGCAGCGGCCCATGACCAAAACATCTGTGAAAGCTCTGTGTCGATTGGTTGAACTGCTGAAG GCTGTGGAGCACACGTTTCACAGGCGTTCCATTGTTGTAGCAGACTCTGTTTCTCACATCACGCAGCAGCTGCAGTCACAGGCGCTCAATGCTATCGGCACTGCCAAG AAAAGAGTGATCTCTGACAAAAAGTACAGTGAGCAGCGGCTTGATGTGCTGTCATCTTTGGTGCTGGCAGAAAATGCTCTCAGTGGACCCAGCACAAAGGAGCGACGTCTTGTGGTGGCTTTGGCATTGTGTGTCGGCACTCAGCTG AAAACCTTCAAAGATGAGGAGCTTCTTCCACTGCAGCTTGTGCTGAAGAAACTGGACTTAATTAGTGAGCTGAGTGAGAG GGTCAAGCTGCAGTGTGACTGTAGTTTTCTTTACTGGCACCGAGCTGTGTTTCCCATCTACCTAGATGATGTGTATGACAACGCTGTGGATGCAGCAAGAATACAC TACATGTTTAGTGCGCTGAGAGACAGTGTACCATCCATGTTGCATGCCAAACACATGGAGTCATGTGACCAGTTACTGGAGAGCTACGACAGAGAGATCATGGATGTATTCAATGAG CATCTGCTGGATAAACTGTGTAAGGAGATTGAAAAGGACTTGCGTCTCTCTGTTCACACCCACCTGAAGTTGGACGACAGGAACCCCTTCAAAGTTGGCATGAAGGACCTGGCACACTTCTTCTCCATCAAACCCATCAGATTCTTTAACCGATTCATTCACATCAAAG CTTATGTGACCCACTACCTGGATAAAACATTCTACAACCTGACCACAGTTGCTCTACATGACTGGGCCACTTACAGTGAGATGAGAAACCTGGCTACCCAGCGGTATGGACTGACAATGACAGAGGCACATCTGCCAAGTCAGACCCTGGAGCAG GGTTTGGACGTTTTGGAGATCATGAGGAACATCCACGTTTTTGTCTCTCGGTACCTTTACAACCTCAACAACCAG ATCTTCATAGAGAAGGCAAGTAACAACAAGCACTTGAACACCATCAACATCCGTCACATCGCCAACTCCATCAGGACCCACGGCACAGGCATTATGAACACCACA GTGAATTTCACTTACCAGTTCCTGCGCAAGAAGTTTTACATCTTCAGTCAGTTTATGTACGATGAGCACATCAAGTCCAGACTCATCAAAGACATTCGCTTCTTTAGAGAAACAAAAGACCAGTCTGATCAGAAG TATCCATTTGAGCGAGCAGAAAAGTTTAACCGTGGTATCCGGAAACTTGGCATCACTCCTGATGGGCAGAGTTACTTGGACCAGTTCAGACAGCTCATCAGCCAGATTG GTAATGCCATGGGCTATGTGCGAATGATCCGCTCTGGAGGACTCCACTGTTGTAGCAGCGCCATCAG GTTTGTCCCAGACCTGGAGGACATCGTAAATTTTGAGGAGCTTGTGAAAGAGGAGGGACTGTCAGGGGAGACGCAGAGAGCTGCCAG tgtCCTAGATTCAGTGTTGGGAGATCTGACCAGCAACTCTGCAGAGGGGACGGAGTACTTCAAGATGCTGGTGGCAGTGTTTGCGCCTGAGTTTCGCAGTGCAAAGAACATGCACCTGAGAAACTTCTACATGATTGTACCCCCACTG ACTGTGAATTTTGTGGAGCATTCAATCAGCTGCAAAGAGAAACTGAACAAGAAGAACAAAAGTGGAGCTGCTTTCACAGATGACGGCTTCGCTATGG GTGTGGCATACATCCTGAAGCTGCTGGACCAGTACCTAGAGTTTGACTCCCTGCACTGGTTCCAGGCTGTCAGAGATAAATATAAAAAGGAGATGAACGCTGTGGTGAAGGAGCAGAACGTCCAGTCTGCCAGTCAGGATGAAAAGTTGTTGCAAACAATGAACCTCACCCAGAAGAGGCTGGACGTCTACCTTCAG GAGTTCGAGCTGCTCTACTTCTCCTTAAGCAGTGCCAGGATCTTCTTCAGGGCAGATAAAACTGCAGCTGAAGAGACTCAAGAGAAGAAAGATAAAG AAGAAGCTGCCAAAGCAGGAGGCAGTTCAGAAGGCTCCAACCCTGCTGCACCTTCATCAAAGTGA